In Malassezia japonica chromosome 2, complete sequence, one DNA window encodes the following:
- the ACAA2 gene encoding acetyl-CoA C-acyltransferase (EggNog:ENOG503NVJ3; COG:I) — protein sequence MTNAFIVGSKRTAFGAFGGKLSQLNAAQLGGYAAKAALAQIKPNTPVDSTVFGLVTHSDSTAPYLSRHVGHYAGVPITTPALTVNRLCGSGFQAVINACQEINSGDSQVVLTGGTENMSMSPYTLSGVRFGNTRYGVDLKLVDSLAVSLVDQVPVPTPMGITAENLAEKYGITREQCDEYALQSQTRWAEAQKAGAFKDEIVPVEVKVKKDTVVFDTDEHARPQTTMQSLAKLPPVFKKDGTVTAGNASGICDGAAANVVASEDALWKHDLKPLARIAGYGVTACEPSIMGIGPVAASKLALERAGLKMSDMDLIEVNEAFAAQFLAVQKELELPNDKTNVNGGAIALGHPLGASGARILSNLTYNLHRLDKKYALGAACIGGGQGIAVVLERV from the coding sequence ATGACGAACGCATTTATTGTCGGCTCCAAGCGCACTGCCTTTGGCGCCTTTGGTGGCAAACTGAGCCAGCTTAATGCTGCTCAGCTTGGTGGCTATGCTGCCAAGGCTGCCCTCGCGCAAATTAAGCCGAACACTCCGGTCGACTCGACCGTCTTCGGTTTGGTGACGCACTCGGACTCGACGGCACCCTACCTTTCTCGCCACGTCGGCCACTACGCTGGTGTCCCGATCACCACCCCAGCCCTTACCGTCAACCGTCTGTGTGGCAGTGGCTTCCAGGCCGTGATCAACGCCTGCCAGGAGATTAACAGTGGCGACTCCCAAGTCGTCCTCACTGGTGGTACCGAAAACATGAGCATGTCTCCCTACACCCTGAGCGGCGTTCGTTTCGGCAACACTCGCTACGGTGTGGACCTCAAGCTCGTTGACAGCCTTGCTGTctcgctcgtcgaccaggTTCCGGTCCCCACCCCCATGGGTATCACCGCCGAGAACCTCGCTGAGAAGTACGGCATTACCCGTGAGCAGTGCGATGAGTACGCTCTCCAGTCCCAGACCCGCTGGGCTGAGGCCCAGAAGGCTGGTGCCTTCAAGGACGAGATTGTCCCGGTCGAGGTCAAGGTCAAGAAGGACACTGTCGTGTTCGACACGGACGAGCACGCCCGCCCCCAGACCACCATGCAATCGCTCGCTAAGCTTCCCCCGGTCTTCAAGAAGGACGGTACTGTGACTGCGGGTAACGCCTCCGGTATCTGCGATGGTGCTGCTGCCAACGTCGTTGCCAGCGAAGACGCTCTGTGGAAGCATGACCTTAAGCCTCTTGCCCGCATCGCCGGCTACGGTGTGACGGCCTGCGAACCCTCGATCATGGGTATTGGCCccgtcgccgcctcgaAGCTTGCTCTCGAGCGTGCTGGCCTGAAGATGTCCGACATGGACCTGATTGAGGTCAACGAGGCCTTCGCTGCCCAGTTCCTCGCTGTCCagaaggagctcgagctcccCAACGACAAGACCAACGTCAACGGTGGTGCTATTGCCCTGGGTCACCCCCTGGGTGCCAGCGGTGCCCGCATCCTGTCCAACCTGACGTACAACCTGCACCGCCTTGACAAGAAGTACGCCCTTGGTGCCGCCTGCATTGGTGGTGGTCAGGGTATTGCTGTTGTCCTTGAGCGCGTGTAA
- a CDS encoding uncharacterized protein (EggNog:ENOG503NZI4; TransMembrane:2 (i40-58o70-90i); COG:U): MDTSGSQLPPEQQGRSRRKWREKHINNAYETQKSGAIRGAVVWSVVGATGVFMAHHIFPGFKRQTLALKGLLTISAASIGLVFGAENALLRYEHGQRSHDNLELEELVYAPPDEDEVGRELRTECAQLEFVGPHLTWLPDAAQILQEQIENLLLCGLRHLSPMLLGMALQAAEHRGMLPEVVRNLLDDLSDVLLERIRAALDLYAIGKTLGEAQPPLLPPRTLSAIYHHQPDASASHPHAAEQIQRWTSAIWERIHSLVVDEMAPIFTKVHMLEHVLHLKHEPTSGTTFLEVVSKVPESVCLG; the protein is encoded by the exons ATGGACACGAGTGGCTCCCAGCTTCCCCCGGAGCAACAAGGGCGTAGCCGGCGGAAATGGAGAGAAAAGCATATCAATAACGCGTATGAGACGCAAAAG TCTGGCGCCATCCGCGGAGCGGTGGTGTGGTCCGTCGTTGGCGCAACAGGCGTGTTCATGGCGCACCACATCTTCCCGGGATTCAA GCGCCAAACACTTGCCCTCAAGGGCCTGCTCACCATTTCTG CCGCCTCGATCGGACTCGTGTTTGGCGCCGAGAACGCGCTTCTTCGCTACGAGCATGGGCAGCGCTCGCACGACAACCTG GAGCTTGAAGAACTTGTTTATGCTCCtccggacgaggacgaggtggGCAGGGAGCTCCGGACGGAGTGTGCACAGCTCGAGTTTGTCGGACCCCACCTAACATGGCTGCCCGACGCAGCCCAAATCCTGCAGGAACAGATTGAGAATCTGCTCCTTTGTGGACTGCGGCACCTCTCACCTATGCTTTTAGGCATGGCCCTGCAAGCCGCAGAGCACCGTGGAATGCTCCCTGAGGTGGTCCGCAACCTGCTGGATGATCTTAGCGACGTGCTTCTGGAGCGTATCAGGGCAGCTCTGGACCTCTATGCGATCGGCAAGACACTGGGCGAGGCACAGCCTCCGTTGCTTCCTCCCCGCACGCTTTCTGCTATTTACCACCACCAGCCTGACGCAAGCGCGTCCCATCCCCATGCAGCGGAGCAGATTCAGCGCTGGACCTCTGCCATTTGGGAGCGTATTCATTCGCTTGTCGTGGACGAAATGGCGCCGATCTTTACCAAAGTCCACATGCTCGAGCATGTGCTCCACTTGAAACATGAACCCACGTCCGGAACAACGTTTCTAGAGGTGGTGTCCAAGGTGC CTGAAAGCGTGTGCCTCGGATGA
- the SRP40 gene encoding jun-like transcription factor (EggNog:ENOG503NUEP; COG:Y), whose amino-acid sequence MAKSSKSEGSESVVVSSDAVKAVHAFLLTHAKPKLAAKLADQYPNLGLSDDAEKAEKISNALVSTVKSALAVPSSELAVALQGEKKKTRKADEATDDKKAKKAKKAKKSKGDEEADVSMADETADVTVEEPEAPEEEPAEEPAEVSITETVAPNAIAVTETVESPAHKKKKKTTGERFQRVKSDQVVFLDDRLRDMSYDAKSGAGDYGARASADLMVTQGKGFTKEKNKKKRGSYRGGLIDQGSHSIKFTYDDE is encoded by the exons ATGGCGAAATCAAGCAAGAGCGAAGGGAGCGAGAGCGTGGTTGTGTCTTCTG ACGCTGTGAAGGCTGTGCATGCGTTTCTTTTGACGCACGCCAAGCCGAAGCTGGCTGCAAAGCTGGCGGACCAATACCCTAACCTCGGGCTTTCGGACGATGCCGAGAAGGCCGAGAAGATTTCGAATGCGCTCGTGAGCACAGTGAAGAGTGCGCTGGCCGTACCCAGCTCGGAGCTTGCTGTGGCTCTGCAGGGCGAGAAGAAGAAGAcgcgcaaggccgacgaggccacTGACGACAAGAAGGCCAAGAAGGCCAAGAAGGCCAAGAAGAGCaagggcgacgaggaggcggaTGTGTCCATGGCTGACGAGACGGCCGATGTGACGGTCGaagagcccgaggcgcccgaaGAGGAGCCGGCAGAGGAGCCGGCAGAGGTGTCGATCACCGAAACCGTCGCCCCGAATGCCATTGCGGTCACCGAGACTGTCGAGTCGCCTGCGCacaagaagaagaagaagacGACCGGTGAGCGCTTCCAGCGTGTCAAGTCGGACCAGGTGGTATTTTTGGATGACCGTCTGAGGGATATGAGCTACGATGCCAAG TCTGGCGCTGGCGACTAtggcgcgcgtgcgagTGCCGACTTGATGGTGACGCAGGGCAAGGGCTTCACGAAAGAAAAGAACAAGAAGAAGCGTGGCAGCTACCGTGGTGGTCTGATCGACCAGGGCTCCCA CTCGATCAAGTTCACCTACGATGACGAATAG
- the THI20 gene encoding trifunctional hydroxymethylpyrimidine kinase/phosphomethylpyrimidine kinase/thiaminase (COG:H; COG:K; EggNog:ENOG503NYCI; TransMembrane:1 (o507-528i)), translating into MNGVPRTLTIAGSDSGGGAGIQADLKTFLALQTYGMSVVTALTAQNTKGVQGVHAPSAAFVRQQFESVASDIRIDGIKIGMLANAEIVREVARFLGEWKKRNTTPIVLDPVMVSTSGSLLLSHDAVASLIDDLFPLCNVVTPNLLEAEQILKHAGQEATEERGLVKMVRTARDIAQLSAANVLVKGGHCVIAQHELNDALKQLGFQGIVLGTDAEDASAFRATDTPCHRDTHGLAALSTRTERTELGDMAQILGASVFQQDNLDLLLVRDPRDVRVLRRSAPDEPDLYTVDVLYEAASQRTTLFTKRNIPTSATHGTGCTLSSAICAAHTHDTSLRRAVAHAIQFMQEALQSSIEDLGHGPGPLNHGAHSEPRGVPLCTPRCETPLSTRLIARSWPLWHLYTRHPFAVRMSEGHLSKAAFVWFMRQDYIYLKHYARVWSAAAADPTSSLEDIGDYLGIAKATVDETAMHVKLCERAGISKAELESTEESRATMAYTRYVMDVSHEGILPLLVSLASCAYGYAEVGLWLKEHRQRSQISAGSIDPSFEMWVEEYGGDEFLGAVASTISMLERCAARLMPSASEVDHLQEIWNTATRLEIGMWDEAVAHGERQSK; encoded by the exons ATGAACGGAGTGCCCCGTACGCTGACCATCGCCGGCTCCGACTCggggggcggcgcaggcatCCAAGCGGACCTCAAGACGTTCCTGGCTTTGCAGACGTACGGAATGTCGGTCGTCACGGCGCTCACGGCGCAGAATACCAAAGGGGTGCAAGGCGTtcacgcgccgagcgccgcgtttGTGCGCCAGCAGTTTGAGTCGGTCGCATCGGATATCCGCATCGACGGCATCAAGATTGGCATGCTCGCCAATGCCGAGATtgtgcgcgaggtcgcCAGGTTCCTAGGCGAATGGAAAAAGAGAAACACGACGCCGATCGTGCTTGATCCAGTCATGGTGTCAACCTCGGGCTCGCTCTTGCTGTCGCACGACGCCGTGGCAAGCCTGATTGACGACTTGTTTCCTCTGTGCAATGTAGTGACGCCAaacctgctcgaggctgAGCAGATCCTCAAGCATGCGGGCCAGGAGGCGACAGAGGAAAGGGGCTTGGTGAAAATGGTGCGGACTGCGCGCGACATTGCGCAGCTCTCCGCGGCAAATGTGCTCGTCAAAGGGGGCCACTGTGTCATTGCACAGCATGAACTGAACGACGCTCTGAAGCAGCTGGGCTTTCAGGGCATCGTCCTTGGCACCGACGCGGAAGATGCAAGCGCTTTCCGCGCAACCGATACACCTTGCCACCGCGACACACATGGCCTCGCGGCTCTTTCTACACGCACAGAACGCACGGAGCTAGGCGACATGGCACAGATTCTCGGCGCATCCGTCTTTCAGCAGGATAATCTCGACCtgctgctcgtgcgcgatccccgcgacgtgcgcgtcttgcgccgcagcgctccGGACGAGCCGGACTTGTACACGGTCGACGTCTTGTACGAAGCAGCGTCGCAGCGTACGACCCTCTTTACCAAGCGCAACATTccgacctcggcgacgcacggcaCAGGATGCACCCTGTCCTCGGCGatctgcgcagcgcatacACACGACACATCCCTccgtcgcgccgtcgcacaCGCCATTCAGTTCATGCAAGAGGCCCTGCAGAGCAGCATCGAGGACCTTGGACATGGGCCGGGGCCGTTGAACCACGGTGCGCACTCAGAGCCTCGGGGTGTGCCGctgtgcacgccgcggtgcgAGACACCATTGTCAACGCGCCTCATTGCACGCTCGTGGCCGCTGTGGCACCTATACACTCGCCACCCATTTGCCGTGCGCATGAGCGAGGGGCACCTGTCCAAAGCGGCGTTTGTGTGGTTCATGCGGCAGGACTATATCTACTTGAAACACTACGCGCGCGTctggtcggcggccgctgcggaTCCCACGAGCTCGCTCGAAGATATCGGCGACTACCTCGGTATTGCCAAGGCTACTGTGGACGAGACAGCTATGCATGTAAAGCTGTGTGAGCGTGCCGGCATCTCCAAGGCCGAACTCGAGTCGACGGAGGAgagccgcgcgacgatGGCCTATACACGCTACGTCATGGACGTATCGCATGAAGGAATTCTTCCTCTGCTCGTGTCGCTTGCCTCTTGTGCGTATGGCTACGCGGAAGTGGGACTCTGGCTCAAGGAGCACCGCCAGCGCTCGCAGATCTCGGCAGGGTCCATCGACCCCAGCTTTGAAATGTGGGTAGAAGAGTACGGCGGTGATGAATTCTTGGGCGCCGTTGCGAGCACCATTTCCAtgctcgagcgctgcgctgcgcgcctcaTGCCGTCGGCCAGCGAAGTGGACCACCTCCAGGAAATTTGGAATAC cgcgacgcggctcGAGATCGGCATGTGGGACGAGGCCGTTGCGCACGGCGAACGCCAGTCCAAGTAG
- the APL6 gene encoding AP-3 complex subunit beta (EggNog:ENOG503NX4P; BUSCO:EOG09260VHV; TransMembrane:2 (o282-303i324-344o); COG:U), which produces MASEALSYVNSTRALAYLTERGEDALHAVKGALGSGSSKYLDAIDTGAVRKQLESTNDNERLEGLKHVVALISKGRDATPFLASVFKLSSSTSLEVRKLVYIVVLRYAPQHPDLALLSINSFQRDLTEPNPLIRGMALRALSGMGVKAAWSIVALAVGKAVRDTHPYVRRVAAYALMRCYQMDHSNRDVLMEHLGTLLRDRSPQVLGPAVATYLELCPEQWDLLHRHFRKLCYALADMDEWSQPMCVDLLVRYARTYLTAPEPDRAAIDSDLALLLDHCQPLLSSMNAASALAAARALLLLGPSQRHKPAIQAMVRRMRSSHDLAYVVTLRLLALCATHTPLLVPHMTVFYVRADDPEHLALAKLRVLVQLVQEGSAKAIADELVVYTQAASAVAVESITAIGQVACRYESAAGHCLKLLIGVAQDASIDTVVASRAVQVAKMLMAAIPQVTSDKVALRIVAQFALRLFVPLAQAGRRRTSPPPILVDPPSRTAALWMLGQYCDVPFVPHGSTDLAPGATLCQLIVPDVLRCLVAHWHKEHPSVQCQTLTLSAKATVVIGEQESSARVRTAVQTLHYAVLALGNQSQDADVRDRARFYAGLTRRFAEDEALPSGTDAVEDYLHLHQRLDRLRLPGVRLRRPQVKHVLFSHDANHAASMASQLTLDAPEQLALGGMATWDVHLRGWRVGQVPDWADPATLPPAIIRMPEANAARPDMSNVRSISSSGPPSSPRAPPPPPAVEKVVLQPREAQAPARPAAWNARHANLDAFFDDDESSDGASLDDPAAEDEEYEVSDSDVESDDPVA; this is translated from the coding sequence ATGGCCTCCGAAGCGCTCTCGTACGTGAACTCTacgcgtgcgctggcgTACCTCACGGAGCGTGGTgaggacgcgctgcacgcggtcAAAGGCGCGCTGGGATCGGGATCGTCCAAGTATCTGGACGCAATCGATaccggcgcggtgcgcaagcagctGGAGAGTACGAACGATAATGAGCGCCTCGAAGGGCTGAAGCATGTCGTGGCGCTTATCTCGAaagggcgcgacgcgacgccgttCCTAGCATCAGTGTTCAAGTTatcgtcgtcgacctcgctcgaggtccGCAAGCTCGTGTACATCGTGGTGCTGCGCTACGCACCGCAGCACCCCGACCTGGCGCTTTTGTCGATCAACAGCTTCCAGCGCGACCTGACCGAGCCAAACCCGCTCATCCGCGGcatggcgctgcgtgctcTGAGTGGCATGGGCGTCAAGGCGGCGTGGTCTattgtcgcgctcgccgtcggcaaGGCCGTGCGTGATACCCATCCCTacgtccgccgcgtcgcggcctACGCGCTAATGCGCTGCTACCAGATGGACCACAGCAATCGCGACGTGTTGAtggagcacctcggcacgctgctgcgcgaccgctCGCCGCAGGTGCTAGGACCGGCGGTCGCGACCTACCTCGAGCTGTGCCCCGAGCAGTGGGACCTGTTGCACCGGCACTTTCGCAAGCTCTGCTATGCGCTTGCCGACATGGACGAGTGGTCGCAACCGATGTGCGTCGACTTGCTTGTCCGCTACGCACGCACGTACCTCACCGCACCCGAGCCGGACCGTGCCGCGATCGACTCTGACCTCGCACTGCTGCTGGACCACTGCCAGCCCCTCTTGTCGTCGATgaacgcggcgagcgccctggccgcggcacgcgcgctcctgctcctggGCCCATCGCAGCGCCACAAGCCCGCGATCCAGGCCATGGTCCGCCGCATGCGCTCGTCACACGACCTTGCCTATGTCGTGACGTTGCGTCTGCTCGCCCTGTGTGcgacgcacacgccgctgctTGTGCCGCACATGACAGTTTTCTACGTGCGTGCAGACGACcccgagcacctcgcgcttgcCAAGCTGCGTGTGCTCGTGCAGCTTGTGCAGGAAGGAAGTGCAAAGGCcatcgccgacgagctcgtcgtaTATACCCaggccgcctcggcggtggCCGTCGAGAGCATCACGGCCATTGGGCAGGTCGCGTGCCGGTACGAGTCCGCGGCGGGCCACTGCCTCAAGCTTCtgatcggcgtcgcgcaggacgcgaGTATCGACACGGTGGTCGCGAGCCGCGCCGTGCAAGTCGCCAAAATGCTCATGGCCGCCATTCCCCAGGTGACGAGCGACAAggtggcgctgcgcatcgtcgcgcagtttgcgctgcgcctctttgtgccgctcgcgcaggccggccggcggcgtacgtcgccgccgccgatccTGGTCGATCCtccgtcgcgcacggccgcgctgTGGATGCTGGGCCAGTACTGCGACGTGCCGTTTGTGCCGCATGGGAGCACGGACcttgcgcccggcgcgacgctgtGCCAGCTCATTGTCCCTGATGTGCTGCggtgcctcgtcgcgcactGGCACAAGGAGCACCCCAGCGTCCAATGCCAGACCCTCACGCTCTCGGCCAAGGCGACTGTCGTgatcggcgagcaggagtcgagcgccagggTGCGCACAGCCGTACAGACGCTGCACTATGccgtcctcgcgctcgggaACCAGAGCCAAGATGCAgacgtgcgcgaccgcgcgcgCTTCTACGCGGGCCTCACGCGCCGCtttgccgaggacgaggcgctgccgagcggGACCGACGCTGTCGAGGACTACCTGCACCtgcaccagcgcctcgaccgcctgcgcctcccTGGCGTGCGCCTTCGGCGGCCGCAGGTCAAGCACGTACTATTTTCCCACGACGCAAACCATGCCGCGTCCATGGCGAGCCagctcacgctcgacgcgccggagcagctcgcgctcggtggTATGGCTACGTGGGACGTGCATCTACGGGGctggcgcgtcggccaggTGCCGGACTGGGCGGATCCCGCGACGCTGCCTCCGGCCATCATCCGCATGCCTGAAGCgaacgccgcgcgccccgATATGTCCAACGTGCGCTCcatctcgagcagcggcccgccgagctcgccacgtgcgccgcctccgccGCCAGCGGTCGAAAAGGTCGTGCTGCAGCCGCGAGAGGcacaggcgccggcgcgcccggccgcTTGGaacgcgcggcacgccaaCCTCGATGCATTctttgacgacgacgagagcagcgacggcgcaaGCCTCGACGACCCCGCGgcggaggacgaggagtaCGAAGTGAGCGACTCGGATGTGGAGTCCGACGACCCCGTAGCGTAG
- the ENP1 gene encoding snoRNA-binding rRNA-processing protein (EggNog:ENOG503NVIT; BUSCO:EOG09263KZJ; COG:W) yields the protein MPKAPSSQRRGARPEGHRPLAQDIQEDQMVSRFGRVRTPNQRHKKSKAADDDEGEGPSPGMKVTGGRAGKTVVDPKLSRNILRLAREQQDEIEREEGELEAEEEYEHPTPAFRGDDDLEDDDEGDDDEASLDSDDGGDFYDPDYAQLDIQPEDHALLDRHDEEEERALAEVGEDGLPRPRTKTLADLIMAKINAAEEGEAMESHDDDERMMPPGINPKVIEVYAKVGELLSRYKSGPLPKAFKIIPSLPAWEDVLYITNPETWTPHATLAATRIFVSNFKPAQCERYYQLVFLDKIRDEIRENKKVSYQMYEAIKKSLYKPAAFFKGIIFPLCDGGGVTLKEAAIIGSVLSKVSIPVLHSAAALLRLAEMEYTGPTSLFIRILLDKKYALPYKVIDALVYHFLQFADKSKGVELTRTRAGVVGERRMPVLWHQSLLVFVQRYKSDLTPDQKLALLDLIRVQKHAGIEPDIRRELSTGESRGEMLPEPLDEDDDMSL from the coding sequence ATGCCCAAAGCCCCCTCTtcgcagcgccgcggcgcgcggccggaAGGGCACCGCCCGCTCGCGCAAGATATCCAAGAAGACCAGATGGTGTCGCGCTTCGGCCgtgtgcgcacgccgaacCAGCGCCACAAGAAGAGcaaggcggccgacgacgacgagggcgaAGGCCCAAGCCCCGGCATGAAGGTcaccggcggccgcgccggcaaGACGGTCGTCGATCCCAAGCTCAGTCGCAACATTCTGCGTCTTGCACGTGAGCAGCAGGACGAGATCGAGCGCGAAGAaggcgagctcgaggcggaagAAGAGTACGAGCACCCGACGCCCGCCTtccgcggcgacgacgacctcgaggacgacgacgagggcgacgacgacgaggcgtcgcTTGACAGTGATGATGGCGGCGACTTTTACGACCCCGACTATGCACAGCTCGATATCCAGCCCGAAGAccacgcgctgctcgaccggcacgacgaggaggaggagcgtgctctggccgaggtcggcgaggacggCCTGCCGCGGCCACGCACCAAGACGCTTGCGGACCTTATTATGGCCAAAATCAACGCCGCAGAAGAGGGCGAGGCGATGGAGtcgcacgacgacgacgagcgcatgaTGCCACCGGGCATCAACCCCAAAGTGATCGAGGTCTACGccaaggtcggcgagctcctctCACGATACAAGTCGGGGCCGCTCCCCAAAGCGTTCAAGATTATTCCTTCGCTGCCCGCGTGGGAAGACGTGCTGTACATTACGAACCCCGAGACCTGGacgccgcacgcgacgctcgccgcgacgcgcatcTTTGTGTCCAACTTTAAGCCCGCGCAGTGCGAGCGGTACTACCAGCTCGTGTTCCTCGACAAGATCCGCGACGAGATCCGCGAGAACAAAAAGGTGAGCTACCAGATGTACGAGGCGATCAAAAAGTCGCTGTACAAGCCGGCCGCCTTTTTCAAAGGCATCATCTTTCCCCTctgcgacggcggcggcgtgacGCTAAAAGAGGCGGCGATCATCGGCTCGGTCCTGTCCAAGGTCTCGATTCCAGTGCTGcactcggcggcggcgctgctgcgtctcgccgagatGGAGTACACCGGCCCGACGTCGCTCTTTATCCGCATTCTCCTCGACAAGAAGTACGCGCTGCCGTACAAGGTGATTGACGCCCTCGTCTACCACTTTTTGCAGTTCGCCGACAAGTCCAAGGGCGTCGAGCTCACCcggacgcgcgccggtgtcgtgggcgagcgccgcatgccGGTGCTCTGGCACCAGAGCCTGCTCGTCTTTGTGCAGCGCTACAAGAGCGACCTGACGCCGGACCAGAAGCTCGCGCTTCTTGACCTGATCCGCGTTCAGAAGCACGCGGGGATCGAGCCCGACATTCGCCGTGAGCTGTCGACGGgcgagtcgcgcggcgagatgctgcccgagccgctggacgaggacgacgacatGTCGCTTTGA